The Haliotis asinina isolate JCU_RB_2024 chromosome 16, JCU_Hal_asi_v2, whole genome shotgun sequence DNA segment AGGAAGGTAACAAAGAACAGGTGATCTACTCTTTGCACTATGAAGGACCATCCCTTCTCGGGGAGTGAAGGAGCATGTATATCGTTTCCTGACATTTTGACGTCCTGTGATGCTGCTTTTGTGAGAGGCGCGTTTTGCTGATTTCTGAAGGTTAATGTTGTAGAAGAGTATCTGGTGAGACGCTGACGAAGTTTCGAGGTGGGCGAGGCTGAGTGAAGGTGTAGAACAAAGACTGATGCCACGACAGTCAGAGTCTTGAGGACAAACATGCAGATCAGGTAGATACTGAAGAGAGCCGCGCTATCGGACACGGGTGGTAAAAGGGTGTTGATGTAGGTCAGGTACACGGAGTAGGACAacagcacagacacacacagggTCATCTTCTCACCCGAACCCGGCGGTACGTGGAACACCATCAGATTAAGAGCAGAGAGGACAGAAATCGGTACCATCATGGATAAAACGTAAAAGGGCCGACGGCGAACAAGGATCAACCCAAAAATGAGAGATTGGTATTCACCTTCATAGATATAGTCTTTCTTAACTGAAGTGTCCGTTATTTCCCACTCACCGTTTTCTTCAAATGCACGAAATGTGATTGGTGGGTCATAAAAGGTAAAGTTCACTTCGGAACTGAATGATACCCACTGCATCAAACGGAAATAACATCGCTGACTGTCGAAGGGGAAATACGATACGTCCACCTTGCAAGAAGTCACGTACTTCTTTGCTGCATACCACTCAACAGTTCCATTGCTCCAGACGGTCGTTGGAAATGAATCCTCGCTCAGATGACCAAATGTGTCAATAGAATTATACAACTTCAAATCTGGCAACCACAGCAACTCTTCAGACACAACCACACGGGAGATATTCTGATATTTGGTTTCATTCCATTCCAATCCTTTAAGGTTCCACACAAAGTAAAACCAGGCAGTAGTCGTCAGTGCCTGTTTGGTTTCATCCAAATCGTCAAGATGAAGAACATTTAAGTTCACTGATACAGTTAAGATTTCTCCCTCATACACAGGAAACTGAAATGGGTGATGACTCTTAAAGTAATCAACGACAATGTCAAGAGGAGTGTTCGGTGTAAAACGTCCAGCAACTGAGTGAGCAAATAGCATAATCCACACTGCTGTGTGCATTTTGTCCGCCTTCTATAAAGTATACCAGTACCAATGCTGGAGGAAATGTCATATAGAGAATGATTTGTAGATTGCCAGTTTTGCTGTGAGGAACATCTGAAAGGAATAAATTACGCACGTTGAATGTCACATGAATTTTGTGCCAATGAAATACTAATTAGGCATACACATCCAGGACAATCATTATGATGGCACTACAGACGTTCCATTAATATTAGACATTTTATGAGGTGACATACAATAGATTGTCAGCAGTGAATGACAGTAAAATGCCTAAAACAGGGACGAGTTCAAAATGGGGGGCATTGGCATGAATGAAGAAGTACGCTTTATATAAAAGTGGTGAACAATAGCTGATAACAGAGAACAATacaattatttaaaaactttGAAAGATGGATTCATGCAGTGTCCACGATACGTCACTGAACAATGCAAAAGGGGATGGCAATAATAAACAATATCGACAAAGCAGAAGCAGTATGATGATTGACAGCAAACTGCAGTAGAAATGCAATAATCTGTTAGGTTGAGTCACACTCAACCTCacctaaaacataaataagCTCTCAAAAGGTCTTACACAATCATGATAATTTCATGTCTGCTAGTCAAGCCATGTTCAGAAAGAAAATGATCTAATCTTACACCATGTGCAacgtgactgagtgagtttagttttatgccacactcggcagtattccagctatatggcggcggtctgtaaacaatcgagtctggaccagaggatccagtgatcaacagtatgactgtcgatctgcgcatttgggaaccgatgacatatgccaaacaagtcagcgagcctgaccacccgttcccgttagttgcctcttacgacaagcatagtcaccttcgatggcacgcatgggttgctgaaggcctattctaccccagatcttcacgggtcgcataTGCAACGAGATTACAAACCAGTGACACTGTTGAGTGAGCTGACACTTGCAACAAATATGTTCATGAGGTCACATACATGCTGTATGAGATACAGTGGATTGACTGCTTGAATAGGTTGTTCCAATATCCTTCTTTGTTTTGTTCTAGATATTTTGTGGGTATGTGAATGCTCTTGGGAACTGTACTCATCCAAGGGCTGTTTATGACAGAAGATGCTTTAAGTCATATGAGAACCCGCATCCACGTTTGCATCCCACGTTTATATTGACAATGGATGTTCCAGATCAATACCTGTACGTATGAAATATTCATGGCTGAGAATGATATATCTCGCTAATCcaacaaaacacatttcattgCACCTACACCTGCTGTGAAATAGAAATGAATGGACCATTACTGACGCAAGGTGTTTGCAAAATTGATGTGTGTATCGTTTCCACCAAATGAAATTCGTCACTTTCCCAGTTTTCACATAATAGGATGTGTGTGATGTCTGAAACAGCATGGATAATGACGTTATGCAGTCTGGGTAAAACGTGAGATTTGAGTAATCTTTTCATCTCCTTGATTAACCGTCGAATGAAGtgcataataaaaacacacttgAAACACACAGATCGCTCGAGTCATGGTTTTATCGGGGATGCAATACCAGAGTACAGCATTCGTTACAGAATAGAAGAAATCAAGTAAAATATCATCTGATGAGAGTCCAGGCCAAGGAGAGTGTTCTCTGTTTGTGggattatttatagacatgAATGACGTGTCCTAATTTACTTATACCCTGTATTCAATTCCCCTTCTAACCCTAAAGGTATTTATGCAAATTTCGTTTTCTCAAGTTTCAAGAGCGTCATGCACGCTTCAAACGAAAGGAAACAAACTTCGCagtacatttttattttaataatcctgtttgtatgtttgtttgtttgcatgtttagttGTGTCGGTGTTAtttaactccgcactcagcaataattctagctatatggtgatgGTCTGGAAGCAGTCGAGTCTGGAACATaaaatccagtaatcaacagcatgggcatcgatgtACGTAATTatgacccgatcccgttatattagtcgcctgttacaatcgagtttggaccggacaatccagtgatcaacagtatgaccattgatctgcgcatttgggaaccgatgacatgtgtcaaacaagtcatctTTTCATCTCCTTGATTAACTGTCGAATGAAGTGCATGTTAAAAacacacatcatcatattgGTATTAACTGATGAACTCGtccaaatgaaaaaaatgtggaATGCGTGTATATTTAGGAAAAACGTCAAAATAGAACCATTCAAACATGCACGTGCGTATTATTATTCAGTCACTGATCATCAACGATACAATTAAATAGATTTTATTATTAAGCCTTTTGAGCGCTGTTACATTGAAATGAGATCTTGGCGGGAGGTTAAGGACTATATCAGCATAACCTTTGCCAGAAACATTTAATATATGACATGCACAcgcaaaataaaatatacagggCGGGTTATTCCACCTCGCCAATACATACCTTGAGTAGATACTAAATAAAGCTCCAAGTGGTTCCTAAATTCACAAAATCTTTTGTCGTTTGAACACAAAGCCATGGAATCACAGGATACGGACTTGTTCATTTCAAACAGCTACATAATATAAGAGCGATCCAACTGACAGTCGTCACGAACACAGACAAGACAGGTTCATTGTATTCTAGAAAGCGAGTTCCGTGGGAAGACATGGTGCAAGTCAAAATAGCGAATTTCATCGGACATAATTTTTGCCACTTATACTGCAAACATGAAAAATCTATAGTACAGCAATATAGAGGATTGAACACCAGTACATAGTTCAAgataaaacaaagaaatatgGAGAACAACTTGGCCTGAAGGTGATGAAAATGTCACTGTAACATCATATGTCCGAAATGTTAGATTGAGGGCAACACGCCTTCCTGGCAGTGAATCTGGTGATTAGCTTACCATCAAAGCACAGAGGAGGCCAGATGAAGATGTAAGGAACAGCAGTAGGAAGGTAACAAAGAACAGGTGATCTACTCTTTGCACTATGAAGGACCATCGCTTCTCGGGGAGAGAAGGAGCATTTATATCGTTTCCTGACATTTTGACGTCCTGTGATGCTGCTTTTGTGAGAGGCGCGTTTTGCTGATTTCTGAAGGTTAATGTTGTAGAAGAGTATCTGGTGAGACGCTGACGAAGTTTCGAGGTGGGCGAGGCTGAGTGAAGGTGTAGAACAAAGACTGATGCCACGACAGTCAGAGTCTTGAGGACAAACATGCAGATCAGGTAGATACTGAAGAGAGCCACGCTATCGGACACAGGTGGTAAAAGGGTGTTGATATAGGTCAGGTACACGGAGTAGGACAacagcacagacacacacagggTCATCTTCTCACCCGAACCCGGCGGTACGTGGAACACCATCAGATTAAGAGCAGAGAGGACAGACATCGGTACCATCATGGATAAAACGTAAAAAGGCCGACGGCGAACAAGGATCAACTCAAAAATGAGGGACTGATATTTACCTTCATAGGTATATTCTTTGTGAACGGATGTGTCCGTTATTTCCCACTCACCATTTTCTTCAAATGCACGAAATGTGATTGGTGGGTCATAAAAGGTAAAGTTCACTTCGGAACTGAATGATACCCACTGCGTTAAACGAAAATAACATCGCTGACGGTCGAAGGGGAAATACGATACGTCCAGCTTACAAGATGTGACGTGCTTCTTTGCTGCATACCACTCAACAGTTCCATTGCTCCAAACTGTCGTTGGAAATGAATCCTCGCTCAGATGACCAAATGTGTCAATGGAATTATACAACTTCAAATCTGGCAACCACAGTAACTCTTCAGGCACAACCACCCGGGAGATATTCTGATATTTGGTTTCATTCCACTCCAGTCCTTTAAGGTTCCACACAAAGTAAAACCAGGCAGTACTTGTCAGTGCCTGTTTGGTTTCATCCAAATCGTCAAGATGAAGAACATTAAAGTTCACTGATACATTTAGAGCGCCCCCCTCGAAAACAGGAAACTGCAGTGGGTTATTTCTCTTTAAGTAGTCAAGGACCATGTCTGTGGGAGTGTTCGTTGTAAAATGTCCAGCAACTGTGTGAACGAAGAGCATCATCCACACAGCTGTCTGCATTTTGTCCGACTTCTGTAGCAACAACAAACACGGTATTGTGTCATTTAGAGTATGACTGATGTTTTGAACTCACAACAATAAAATGAATTATTCATGTTGAATGTCACCGGAATTTCCATGTCACTCGATACAAATGTCCCTTATACATTAAACCATGCGATAAAGAACATAACCCATACACCCAGAATAACAAATGTGCTGTTTGAAAACTCAGAAGCATTCATCTACAAACGGGAATTAACATGACAGGCTTCTACTCACAAGGGATACATTGAAGGCATATGAATGAGAAATAATCCAATAAATGGCACGATTTGGGTTTTGGATCAATAATGAGCACTTTCTGAGCGTCAGTGGACAGATCAATAATAAATGCACTTGTGGTAAAGTAAGTTTGAGTTGTTATTTAGCGATAATGATATACACTGTTACAAGAGTTATTATTGCTGACAACACAAAGAAAGTATGAGGAAACTATTATTTAACCCCAAATCATTATATCACTGGGTAGCATCCCATTCTGTTTGAAGTTCAACATTTCCATTTTCCATTGGTTTTTctattcaaaaacaaaacaaaacacacaaaaaactcTTTATACAAACCTTTgtaaaaatacatctatttgaTTACACAACAAACCTCAGTAAAAGGAAGAGTCACTCAGTGATATTAACGTTAAAGAACGTGATGACTTTATTTGCGGGTAAAGCACTCCGAATTCTGCTTTGGCACCTactgatagagtgagtgagtgagtttgtttttacgctGAGCGAAGCAACAATCCAGCATGATAGGTTCGGGGACACCACTGGTGGGTATCACACAATGTACACAGGTGGACATTGAACCCGTGCGCCGTGACCTGTGACGAATCTGTTACTTCCATCGCTTCCCCATGGCACCACATTACCGCATTAAGAGGTTAGCCCAGcagttacagcgttcgctcgtcacatcaAAGGCACgtgttggattccccacatgggtacaatgtgtgaagcccatatcagGTGCCCCCCGccgcgatgttgctggaataatggtAAAATAATCACTCGCTCACTTTGAGCATGAACATTATTCCAACACAAAATCCTATGGAGGAGTGTGGATTTAGCAATGcaacagtaatatcacggcggactTTAGAGAAAAAACGTGACAGTGAACAAAAGTGTAGCAAAGATCGCCAGTGTCCTTATCAAACTGCACATAGGCATATAATTCCAACCAGAATACTGATCCCGTGATGTTTGTAAGGAAACAAATTGCAGACTGATGCAGACCCATTCATTTGTGTTCAGTGTCACCCTTGTCGCATCCTTCAAAACGTTAAGGTGTCCGCTCGTCTCGTCGAAGACTAaggttcgatcccccacatggacacaatgtgtcaAGGCCCTTTCAGGAGTGCTCTTCCCTGATATTACTGCACTACAGAtaatgcggcgtaaagccatactcagtcACCCACTCGTTTTAATCGATAACGTAAATGTCACCAAAGTAAAAGCTCGATGTATCGGATCAATAAGTTATCAAAACTTAAGCATTACTTTATATCGCAACGCGCTAACAACAAACACTAGAGGCCCAGCATATAGGGTTTGTGATTAAAGATGGccgttgtttttgttgtgtactTATGTTCAAGGACAACGTGGATAGAGACAAAAACCTGCCGATCGAGTCGTGGTTTTATTGGGGATGCAATAACAGAGTACAGCATTCGTTACAGAATAGAAGAAATCACGTAAAATACCATTTGATGAGAGTCCAGGCCAAGGAGAGTGTTCTCTGTTTGTGAGATTATTTATAGACATGAATGACGTGTCCTAATTTACTTATACCCTGTGTTCAATTCCCCTTCTAACCCTAAAGGTATTTATGCAAATTTCGTTTTTTCTCAAGTTTCAAGAGCGTCATGCACGCTTCAAACGGAAGGAAACAAACTTTGCTGTGCAGTTTTATTGTAATAAttctgtttgtatgtttgtttgtttgtttgcatgtttactTGTGTCGGTGTTAtttaactccgcactcagcaataattctAGCTATACGGTGATGGTCTGGAAGCAGTTGAGTCTGGAACATACATTCCActaatcaacagcatgggcatcgctGTACGTAATTATGACCCGACCCGACCCGACCCGACCCGACCCGATATATTAGTTGCCTGTTACAATCGAGTTTGGActggaca contains these protein-coding regions:
- the LOC137268638 gene encoding neuronal acetylcholine receptor subunit alpha-2-like, with translation MHTAVWIMLFAHSVAGRFTPNTPLDIVVDYFKSHHPFQFPVYEGEILTVSVNLNVLHLDDLDETKQALTTTAWFYFVWNLKGLEWNETKYQNISRVVVSEELLWLPDLKLYNSIDTFGHLSEDSFPTTVWSNGTVEWYAAKKYVTSCKVDVSYFPFDSQRCYFRLMQWVSFSSEVNFTFYDPPITFRAFEENGEWEITDTSVKKDYIYEGEYQSLIFGLILVRRRPFYVLSMMVPISVLSALNLMVFHVPPGSGEKMTLCVSVLLSYSVYLTYINTLLPPVSDSAALFSIYLICMFVLKTLTVVASVFVLHLHSASPTSKLRQRLTRYSSTTLTFRNQQNAPLTKAASQDVKMSGNDIHAPSLPEKGWSFIVQRVDHLFFVTFLLLFLTSSSGLLCALMVS
- the LOC137268711 gene encoding neuronal acetylcholine receptor subunit alpha-5-like, with protein sequence MQTAVWMMLFVHTVAGHFTTNTPTDMVLDYLKRNNPLQFPVFEGGALNVSVNFNVLHLDDLDETKQALTSTAWFYFVWNLKGLEWNETKYQNISRVVVPEELLWLPDLKLYNSIDTFGHLSEDSFPTTVWSNGTVEWYAAKKHVTSCKLDVSYFPFDRQRCYFRLTQWVSFSSEVNFTFYDPPITFRAFEENGEWEITDTSVHKEYTYEGKYQSLIFELILVRRRPFYVLSMMVPMSVLSALNLMVFHVPPGSGEKMTLCVSVLLSYSVYLTYINTLLPPVSDSVALFSIYLICMFVLKTLTVVASVFVLHLHSASPTSKLRQRLTRYSSTTLTFRNQQNAPLTKAASQDVKMSGNDINAPSLPEKRWSFIVQRVDHLFFVTFLLLFLTSSSGLLCALMVS